The proteins below are encoded in one region of Phaseolus vulgaris cultivar G19833 chromosome 1, P. vulgaris v2.0, whole genome shotgun sequence:
- the LOC137816529 gene encoding probable isoaspartyl peptidase/L-asparaginase 2, giving the protein MGGWAIAVHGGAGVDPNLPLERQEEAKQLLTRCLNLGISALNSNVPAIDVVELVVRELETDPLFNSGRGSALTEKGTVEMEASIMDGPKRRCGAVSGLTTVKNPISLARLVMDKSPHSYIAFSGAEDFARQQGVEVVDNEYFVTPDNVGMLKLAKEANTILFDYRIPSSAYETCGSGVESPLQMNGLPISVYAPETVGCVVVDREGRCAAATSTGGLMNKMTGRIGDSPLIGAGTYACDVCGVSCTGEGEAIIRGTLAREVAAVMEYKGLKLHQAVDFVIKHRLDEGKAGLIAVSNTGEVACGFNCNGMFRACATEDGFMEVAIWD; this is encoded by the exons atggGAGGTTGGGCAATTGCTGTGCATGGTGGCGCTGGTGTGGACCCTAATCTCCCACTCGAGCGCCAAGAAGAAGCGAAACAACTTCTCACTCGCTGTCTCAATCTTGGAATCTCTGCTCTGAATTCCAATGTTCCCGCCATTGACGTTGTCGAACTTGTG GTGAGGGAGTTGGAAACGGATCCGCTGTTCAATTCGGGCCGTGGATCTGCCCTGACGGAAAAAGGAACGGTGGAGATGGAGGCTAGCATCATGGACGGCCCAAAGCGGCGTTGCGGCGCCGTTTCGGGTCTCACCACCGTTAAGAATCCCATTTCGCTGGCTCGTTTAGTTATGGACAAATCCCCACATTCATACATCGCCTTCTCCGGCGCCGAAGATTTTGCCAGGCAACAG GGTGTGGAGGTTGTGGACAACGAGTACTTTGTCACACCTGACAATGTGGGCATGCTGAAGCTGGCAAAGGAAGCCAACACAATTCTG TTTGATTACCGAATCCCGAGCTCGGCTTACGAGACATGCGGATCCGGTGTGGAGAGTCCACTGCAGATGAATGGACTCCCGATAAGCGTGTACGCGCCGGAGACCGTTGGATGCGTGGTGGTGGACCGGGAGGGGCGGTGCGCGGCGGCGACGTCAACCGGGGGACTGATGAACAAAATGACCGGTCGAATCGGTGACTCGCCGCTGATCGGCGCTGGGACCTACGCGTGCGATGTGTGTGGGGTTTCGTGCACGGGCGAGGGCGAGGCCATCATACGTGGCACGCTGGCGCGTGAGGTGGCAGCGGTGATGGAATACAAAGGGTTGAAGCTTCATCAGGCCGTTGATTTTGTGATCAAGCACCGTCTTGATGAAGGAAAAGCTGGCCTCATCGCAGTTTCCAACACCGGGGAAGTGGCTTGTGGGTTCAATTGCAATGGCATGTTTAGGGCTTGTGCCACCGAAGACGGTTTCATGGAGGTTGCAATTTGGGATTAA